The genomic window CGGCGCGGCGGCCGTCCTGGCGGACGACGTTCGTCTGCACCGCGTAGCCGTCGCGGACGTAGGCGACGTCGCGGAGGTAGACCGGCACGCCGTCGCGGGACTTCACGGGGATCTCGTTGAACGCCTCCACGACCTCCGGGCTGCTGTTCACGCGGACGTTGTACTCGGTCTCGCCGATCTTCGCGGTGCCGGAGGGGAGGATCAGGTTCTGCGAATTGAGCGCGGCGCTGACCTCGGCCGCGGACAGGCCCAGGGCGTACAGCTTGTCCGGGTCGATGTCCACCATGATCTGCCGCGGCTTGCCGCCGTACGGCTGCGGCACGCGCGCCCCCTGCACGGTCCCCAGCCGCTGGATGATGAAGTTGGCGGCGTAGTCGTAGATCTGGGCCTCGGTGAGCGTGTCGCTGGAGACGGCGATCTGCACGATGGGCACGCTCGTGGCGCTGTAACGGACGATGAACGGCGGCGTGGTGCCCGGCGGCATGTTGTTGAGGATGGTCTGGCAGGTCGCCGTCACCTGCGCCACGCCCGCCTCCACCTTCGCCCCTTGCTGGAAGAAGATGCGGATGACGCCGACCCCGCTCATGGACTGGCTCTCGATGTGCTCGATATCATTCACCGAGGCCGTCAGCACGCGCTCCGTGACGAGGATGAACCGACGCTCCACCTCCTCGGGGGCCATGCCCGAGTACATGTAGACGACCGTGACGACCGGGATGTCGATGTTCGGGAAGTTGTCCACGGGCATCCGCCGGATCGCCACCAGGCCCACGACCGCGATCAGGATCGACGCCACGACGAACGTGTAGGTACGGTCCAGTGCCAGGCGGACGATCCACATGCCATCACCTCGACAATCCGATGACCGGAGGGACGGCCATGACCTGGCCGATCCGCCCGGGGTACGGAGGATTATTGATTATTGATAATCGAAGTCAAGGGAGCTAGAATCGGATGAAGGCAGGGGGTGGGCGATGAAGGTCGTGAAGAAGGACTGCATCCGCGACCAGATCCGGCGGGTGATTGCCGAGCGGATCCTGGGCGGCGTGTACCGGCCGGGGGACCGGCTGGTGGAGCTGCAGATCGCGCGCGAGTTCGGGGTGAGCCAGGGGCCGGTGCGCGAGGCCTTCCTGGAGCTGGAGGGGTCGCGGCTGGTCGAGTGCGGCTCGTACCGGGGGACGCGGGTCCGGTCGATCTGCCTGCGCGAGTTGCGGGAGGCGTACCAGGCCCGGGCGATGATCGAGCAGGAGGCGGCGCCGGCCGCCGCGCGGCATTTCCGGGGCAACGTCGAAGGCCTGCGGAAGGAGCACGAGGCGATCATGCGGGCCGCGGAGGCGGGCGACCTGGCCGAGGTCTCGAAGCGGAACTCCGCGCTGCACCGGCTGATCCTCGAGGGCTCGGGGAACTCGGTGCTGCTGCGGCTCTGGGAGTCGCTCTCCTTCGAGACGCTGACCTTCGTGCGGGTGAGCCGGCCGGACGGGCCGGAGTGCCTGATGCGGACGCTGGCCAATCACGTGCCGATCATCGACGCGCTGGAGGCCGGCGACGGCGAGCTCGCCGGGCGGCTCCTGCGGGAGCACTCCCTGTCGATCCTGCCGCCCGACGAGGGCCCGTGCGACGAGGAGGCACCCGCCCCCATCGAGCAGGAATCCCGGCCCCCCGCGAGGGCGGCGTCGCGGCCGAAGCGGAAGGCGAAAGCATGAGGACGGACGGCATGGAAGGGAAGGGGACCGGCCCCGCGCCGGCGATCGCGGTGCGGGGCGTGGGCGTGGTCCGCGACGGCCGCTGGATCCTGAAGGACATCGACTGGACCGTACCGACGGGGGCCTGCGTGGCCCTGCTCGGCCCCAACGGCAGCGGCAAGAGCTCGATGGCGCGGGTCGTCTCCGGCTACCTCTGGCCGACGGAGGGGGAGGTCCGCGTCCTGGGCGAGCGGTTCGGCGAGGTGAACCTCCAGGAGCTGCGCGAGTCCCTCCGCCTCGTGCAGCCGCACGGGCAGTTCGAGCCCCCGCCGGAGATGACGGCGATCCAGGTTGCGATGACCGGCGCCTTCGGCACGGTCGGCCTGTACCGCGAAGTGTCCCCGGAGCTCCGCGCCGAGGCGGAGCGATTGCTCGAGATCGTCGGCCTGCGGGCGGTCATGACGCACTCCTACCAGACGCTCAGCAACGGCGAGCGGATCCGCTGCCTGATCGCGAGGGCGCTCGTCTGCAAGCCCCGCCTGCTGCTGCTCGACGAGCCGACCGCCGGCCTGGACCTCCTGGCCCGCGAGCAGGTCCTCGCCACGATCCAGTCCCTCCACCAGTCCGGCGAAGACCCCCCGACGATCGTCCTGATCACCCACCACCTGGAGGAGCTGCCGCCGGCCGTCTCCCACGTCACCATCCTGGACGAGGGCCGGGTCGCCGCCGACGGCCCGCCGGGCCAGGTCCTCCGCGGCGAGCTGCTCTCGAAGGTGTACCGCTGCCCGCTGGAGGTCGCCCACCACGACGGGCGATACTACACGAGGGTGAGCCCCGGGGCTTGGGGGGGGCTGCTGAAGCGAGGATAACCCCCATCACGTCCAATCTCGTCGACCGGGGAACGAATCTCACCGCGAGGCGTCGTTTAAACCCCGCGATCGCTCGACGATCGCGGAAGCCGGTCGTGCCCCGGGAGGGGGACATGGAAGCTGAGCACTGCCCCGCCTGCGGTAAGACCCTGTCGATGCTGGGAGTGGCGCGCACCCTGGGCGAGGCGGCGGCCTCTCAGTTCGTCCCGAACTATGTCCGTTCCCTCCGTTCCTGGCGGGATGGCGTGACGCTCCGGGAAGGCGCCCGGTTCCGCTGCTGCCTGTCCTGCGGCCATGTCTGGGCGAATCTGAAGCCCGAGGAGCTCCGCGCCTTCATCGTGGCCCACGGCGACGAGCTCGCGAAGCAGGCCCTGGCCCGCGGGGATGCGGAGGCCTGGTACGACCTCCCCGATCACCCGGAAGCCCGCCGGGCGGCCGAGGCCGTCGGTGAGATCGACGCGCTGTTCCTCGCCGAGAAGACGGCCGAGGCCGTCCGCCGCTTTCGCGAGCTGTCGGGCCGGACCTGGGACGAGGCGATCGAGGCCACTCGAAATTGGCGGGCGAAGAGGCGGGCGGAGAAGCTCGCCCTCTTCGGGTGGCAATCGAAGTCCCCATCCGGGGATGTCGGCGAGAGGTGGGCCGTCCATCCCCTGCACGATCCGTTGCTCGACGGGTGAGGTCTGCGACCCGCGGGGGGGCCCGCCGGAGACGTCGCTCGCGAAACGCGGCGGGCGGCCGAGATCTCCGATCGAAGTCGGGTCCCCTCCGCAGTACACTCGAGCCCGACCCTCACGAATCCCGGACCGCGACGCCGACACGGAGAACGCCCATGAGTCCCCGGATGCGCCGAGCCGCCCTGGCCGCCGCCCTGTTCCTGCCGTGCGCCCCGTGCCGGGTCGCTCCGGCCGAGGTCCTCTTCAAGGCCGACTTCGAGACCGGCGACTTCAGCCAGTTCGGCGGGCGGAGCAAGGGCGCGAAGCCGGGGCACATGGCGGTCGTCACGGACGTCGTCCACTCGGGCAAGTACGCGGGCCGGTTCACGATCCACGAGGACGACGTCTTCAACGCCCGCCAGCTCCGCGTCCAGGCCAACGGGCCGGTCGTCGCGGTCAAGGAAGGCACGGATACCTACGCGTCGTTCTTCGTCTGCATGAAGGACGCCCCGAAGGACCGCGACAACTTCTTCTACTGGGAGGGCAGCCCGCCCCCCCGGTGGAACAACGTGATGACCTGGTGGGTCGAGCCGAAGAAGGACGGCCAGGGCACGCTGATCCGATACGGGACGGGCAACCTGGGCCGCAAGGGCGTGCTCTGGGAGGCCGATTTCACGACCGGCGCCTGGCACCAGCTCGGGATGCACATCCACTGGTCGGAGGACCCGGCGAAGGGGAACGTCCGGCTCTGGTGGGACGGGAAGCTGGTCCTCGACGCGAAGGCGCAGACGAAGGGGCCGCAGGCGAGCTACTTCTCGCAGCCCGGCATCCACCGCGACCCGCACTCGCGTACGGTGGACACGATCTACTTCGACGACATCCTCTGCGCCACCACGCTCGAGGAGATCCGGCTCGTGAAGCCCGGGGACGCGAAGGCGGAGTGAGGGGGCCCGTTCCCGGGCCTCCATCATCCGTTCAGGCCTTGCTCGCCGGCTCCGGCTTCGTCTCCTTGATCCGCTTGCAGGCGGCCTCGGCCTGCTTCCGGACCTGGTCGCTGGCGTCCTCGCGCATCCGCTCCAGGGCGGGGATGGCGTCCTTCGCGTCGCGGCCGGCGAGCGCCAGGAACTTGATCGCCAGCAGGCGGACCTTCTCCTGCTTGTGGTCGAGCTGCTTGACCAGCTCCGGCAGCGAGCGAGCGTCGGGCCGCCCCCGCTCGAACCGTCGCAGCATCCG from Aquisphaera giovannonii includes these protein-coding regions:
- a CDS encoding heparin lyase I family protein; protein product: MSPRMRRAALAAALFLPCAPCRVAPAEVLFKADFETGDFSQFGGRSKGAKPGHMAVVTDVVHSGKYAGRFTIHEDDVFNARQLRVQANGPVVAVKEGTDTYASFFVCMKDAPKDRDNFFYWEGSPPPRWNNVMTWWVEPKKDGQGTLIRYGTGNLGRKGVLWEADFTTGAWHQLGMHIHWSEDPAKGNVRLWWDGKLVLDAKAQTKGPQASYFSQPGIHRDPHSRTVDTIYFDDILCATTLEEIRLVKPGDAKAE
- a CDS encoding ABC transporter ATP-binding protein, with protein sequence MRTDGMEGKGTGPAPAIAVRGVGVVRDGRWILKDIDWTVPTGACVALLGPNGSGKSSMARVVSGYLWPTEGEVRVLGERFGEVNLQELRESLRLVQPHGQFEPPPEMTAIQVAMTGAFGTVGLYREVSPELRAEAERLLEIVGLRAVMTHSYQTLSNGERIRCLIARALVCKPRLLLLDEPTAGLDLLAREQVLATIQSLHQSGEDPPTIVLITHHLEELPPAVSHVTILDEGRVAADGPPGQVLRGELLSKVYRCPLEVAHHDGRYYTRVSPGAWGGLLKRG
- a CDS encoding GntR family transcriptional regulator, which codes for MKVVKKDCIRDQIRRVIAERILGGVYRPGDRLVELQIAREFGVSQGPVREAFLELEGSRLVECGSYRGTRVRSICLRELREAYQARAMIEQEAAPAAARHFRGNVEGLRKEHEAIMRAAEAGDLAEVSKRNSALHRLILEGSGNSVLLRLWESLSFETLTFVRVSRPDGPECLMRTLANHVPIIDALEAGDGELAGRLLREHSLSILPPDEGPCDEEAPAPIEQESRPPARAASRPKRKAKA